A window from Vigna angularis cultivar LongXiaoDou No.4 chromosome 7, ASM1680809v1, whole genome shotgun sequence encodes these proteins:
- the LOC108336550 gene encoding uncharacterized protein LOC108336550 has protein sequence MSFLAGRLAGKEAAYFFQESKQAVGKLAQKNPIPKSNSNNNNNLNFHEEHDHSDVLPEVLRHHLPSRVFRNDEVTTSSFSASKWVLPSDPKIHSSVSPDALNPLRAYLSLPQVSFGPKRWQLPEAANTVSASTANELRQDRFATHVNPEKLKAAGEGLAHVGKAFAVATAFVFGGAALVFGTVASKLELHNISDIKTKGKEYVEPQLESIKEQFAPFKIWAENVSKKWHKEEEDVKQKTIVKELSKIWGRKTSD, from the exons ATGAGTTTTCTCGCGGGAAGGTTAGCTGGGAAAGAAGCAGCGTATTTTTTCCAGGAATCCAAACAAGCCGTAGGAAAATTAGCCCAAAAAAACCCTATTCCTAAGtccaacagcaacaacaacaacaacctaAACTTCCACGAAGAACATGATCATTCGGATGTTCTTCCCGAGGTGCTAAGACATCATCTTCCTTCCAGAGTGTTCAGAAATGATGAAGTTACCACTTCTTCCTTCTCTGCCTCCAAATGGGTCCTTCCTTCCGATCCAAAAATCCATTCTTCCGTATCCCCCGACGCTCTCAATCCTCTACGTGCTTACCTTTCCCTGCCCCAAGTCTCTTTTGGCCCCAAAAG GTGGCAACTGCCCGAAGCAGCAAACACAGTTTCGGCCTCAACAGCTAATGAATTGCGTCAAGACAGGTTTGCCACTCATGTTAACCCGGAGAAGTTGAAAGCTGCTGGTGAAGGGCTTGCACATG TTGGAAAGGCTTTTGCTGTTGCCACTGCATTTGTATTTGGTGGTGCTGCATTGGTGTTTGGTACGGTGGCCTCCAAGTTAGAGCTGCATAAT ATCAGTGACATCAAAACTAAGGGAAAAGAGTACGTGGAGCCACAACTTGAGAGTATCAAAGAACAATTTGCTCCCTTCAAAATATGG GCTGAGAATGTGTCAAAAAAGTGGCATaaggaagaggaagatgttAAACAGAAGACTATCGTAAAGGAGCTATCTAAAATTTGGGGTAGAAAAACATCAGATTGA